The following proteins come from a genomic window of Chlamydiales bacterium:
- the glgB gene encoding 1,4-alpha-glucan branching protein GlgB, with translation MRLKGFKETDRNFFNEFQRIVNGDHSNPHHFLGLHPDHKQEKKCICLYRPGACEIFLEIRGKILSAQKIHDAGFFETIVLNDIDFSDYRIYHQNGLLAHDPYAFPPTWGEIDSYLFNQGTHYQIYEVMGAHKITHQNIEGISFAVWAPSATRVSVIGDFNFWDGRVNPMRIMDTSGVWELFVPGLKQGDRYKFEIKTSKGELLIKTDPYAHSGEIRPATASVITDMNAFNWEDQYWIERRDNQQNICKPLNIYELHIGSWKIFKDHDSNFRTIAIALTDYCIEMGYTHVELLPIKEHPLDESWGYQVSGFYAVTSRYGSPEDFQFFVNYLHQHNIGVILDWVPGHFPKDSAFLACFDGTCLYEHVDSKQADHPHWHTLIFNYGRKEVMNFLIGSALFWIDKMHMDGLRVDAVASMIYLDYGREGKEWIPNIYGGKENLEAIEFIKHLNSIIHKRFPGVMMIAEESTAFSGVTHSVESGGLGFDYKWNMGWMHDTLNYFQQDPICRRYHHKALTFGLLYAFSEKFILPLSHDEVVHGKKSLISKMPGNYWEKFANLRLLLSYMICQPGKKMVFMGGEWGQFNEWWVKEEAHWHLLQYPSHKKLQRMVKEINHFYLQHPSLWEGDCENSGFQWIDFSDVDLSIISYQRKGKSDSDLLCIHNFTPVYHCKYFLKFHGFSYLEEVFNTDEEKYGGSGKLNDEVIGVKDEKGNTVGCYLQLPPLATSILKIIY, from the coding sequence ATGAGGCTCAAAGGATTCAAAGAAACAGATCGGAACTTTTTCAATGAATTTCAGCGGATTGTCAATGGAGATCACTCTAATCCACACCATTTTTTAGGACTTCATCCTGATCATAAACAGGAGAAAAAGTGTATTTGTCTTTATCGTCCAGGTGCCTGTGAAATTTTTTTAGAAATACGTGGGAAAATTCTCTCTGCTCAAAAGATTCATGATGCAGGTTTTTTTGAAACTATTGTTTTGAATGATATTGATTTCTCTGATTATCGAATTTACCATCAAAATGGCTTACTTGCTCATGATCCCTATGCCTTTCCCCCTACTTGGGGCGAGATCGATAGTTATTTATTCAATCAAGGGACCCATTATCAAATTTATGAGGTTATGGGTGCACATAAAATTACACACCAAAATATTGAAGGCATTTCTTTTGCTGTTTGGGCGCCTTCTGCAACTAGAGTTTCAGTAATTGGAGATTTTAATTTTTGGGATGGACGTGTGAATCCAATGCGTATAATGGATACATCTGGGGTTTGGGAATTATTTGTTCCCGGTCTTAAGCAGGGAGATCGGTATAAATTTGAAATTAAAACAAGTAAAGGAGAACTCCTTATCAAAACAGATCCTTATGCTCATAGTGGGGAAATTCGTCCTGCAACAGCTTCTGTCATTACCGATATGAATGCTTTTAATTGGGAGGATCAATATTGGATTGAGAGGAGAGATAATCAACAGAATATATGTAAACCATTGAATATATATGAATTACATATTGGCTCATGGAAAATATTCAAAGATCATGATTCGAACTTTCGAACTATTGCTATTGCACTTACAGATTATTGTATAGAGATGGGATATACTCATGTTGAGTTACTCCCTATCAAAGAACATCCTCTCGATGAATCTTGGGGATATCAAGTTTCTGGATTTTATGCGGTGACAAGTCGTTATGGATCTCCTGAGGATTTTCAGTTTTTTGTTAACTATCTTCATCAACATAATATTGGGGTGATTCTTGATTGGGTGCCAGGTCATTTTCCTAAAGATAGCGCGTTTTTAGCTTGTTTTGATGGAACTTGTCTTTATGAACATGTGGATTCTAAGCAAGCAGACCATCCTCATTGGCATACTCTTATTTTCAACTATGGTCGTAAAGAAGTTATGAATTTTCTGATTGGTAGTGCACTTTTTTGGATAGATAAGATGCATATGGATGGACTACGTGTTGATGCAGTGGCTTCGATGATCTATCTTGACTATGGTCGAGAAGGGAAAGAGTGGATTCCAAATATTTATGGGGGAAAAGAAAATCTCGAAGCCATTGAATTTATTAAACATTTAAATTCAATTATTCATAAGAGATTTCCAGGAGTGATGATGATTGCTGAAGAATCGACTGCTTTTTCTGGAGTGACACATTCTGTTGAATCAGGGGGTCTTGGTTTTGATTATAAATGGAATATGGGATGGATGCATGATACTCTGAACTATTTTCAACAAGATCCTATTTGTCGACGCTATCACCATAAAGCATTGACTTTTGGCCTTCTCTATGCTTTTTCTGAAAAATTTATCCTCCCTTTATCTCATGACGAAGTTGTTCATGGTAAAAAGAGTTTAATCTCAAAAATGCCAGGGAATTATTGGGAAAAATTTGCTAATTTGAGGTTACTTTTGAGCTATATGATTTGTCAACCAGGTAAGAAAATGGTATTTATGGGAGGAGAATGGGGGCAATTCAATGAATGGTGGGTCAAAGAAGAAGCACATTGGCATTTACTTCAATATCCCAGTCATAAAAAACTTCAAAGGATGGTTAAAGAGATAAATCATTTTTATCTTCAGCATCCTTCGCTTTGGGAAGGTGATTGCGAGAATAGTGGATTCCAATGGATTGATTTTTCAGATGTTGATCTGAGTATTATCAGTTATCAAAGAAAAGGCAAATCTGATAGTGACTTGCTTTGTATCCATAATTTTACCCCAGTCTACCATTGTAAGTATTTTTTAAAATTTCATGGATTTTCTTATCTTGAAGAGGTTTTTAATACTGATGAAGAGAAGTATGGGGGGTCAGGGAAATTAAACGATGAAGTTATAGGAGTTAAAGATGAAAAAGGAAATACAGTAGGATGCTATCTTCAACTTCCTCCACTAGCTACCTCAATCTTGAAAATTATTTACTAA
- the mtaB gene encoding tRNA (N(6)-L-threonylcarbamoyladenosine(37)-C(2))-methylthiotransferase MtaB encodes MGKKKFRLATLGCRTNQYETQAYRDQLTQIGYLEAKEGEEAELCIVNTCTVTDSADRRSRHQIRQLIRQNRGAQVVVTGCLAEQPPDWLQDIEGISMIFPNQDKEELIAHLFPNEEIPEFSIKHFEAHTRAFVKVQDGCNSFCSYCIIPYVRGRSRSRPIQDVVHEVTGLVNNGYKDIVITGINVGDYEWGLANLMRNLDKIDGLARLRLSSIDPDEVDDELMETVLNGKHTCHSLHIVLQSGSNVILKKMNRKYTRQIFYETIEKLQRASPYFTFTTDVIVGFPGETDADFEETLQVMKEVQFAKVHMFPYSRRKRTRANLYPRQISQDIINTRKAKLMQVAEQEAFALREKYVGKIMSVLTESHSLGHTENFLTVLLDQREEIVANELINMRLVKNTPEGLIGIIDSHCS; translated from the coding sequence ATGGGAAAAAAAAAATTTCGACTTGCTACACTAGGATGTAGAACCAATCAGTATGAAACACAAGCCTACCGAGATCAGCTGACGCAAATTGGCTACTTAGAGGCTAAGGAGGGAGAAGAAGCAGAATTATGTATTGTTAATACTTGTACTGTCACTGACTCAGCTGATCGAAGAAGTCGCCATCAGATTCGTCAACTCATTCGTCAAAACAGAGGAGCTCAAGTTGTAGTCACAGGGTGTTTAGCTGAGCAACCTCCAGATTGGCTGCAAGATATTGAAGGTATTTCAATGATTTTTCCTAATCAGGACAAAGAAGAGCTTATTGCTCATCTCTTTCCTAACGAAGAGATTCCTGAATTTTCTATTAAACATTTTGAAGCCCATACACGAGCTTTTGTTAAGGTACAAGATGGGTGTAACTCATTTTGTTCTTATTGTATTATTCCTTATGTACGTGGTCGATCGCGCTCTCGTCCGATTCAAGATGTGGTTCATGAAGTCACAGGACTAGTTAATAATGGATATAAAGATATTGTGATCACTGGGATTAATGTCGGTGATTATGAGTGGGGATTAGCAAATCTTATGAGAAATCTTGATAAGATCGATGGACTAGCACGACTGCGCCTTTCTTCAATTGATCCAGATGAAGTTGATGATGAATTGATGGAAACGGTATTGAATGGTAAGCATACCTGCCATAGTCTGCATATTGTCTTGCAGTCTGGATCAAATGTAATCCTGAAAAAAATGAACCGGAAATACACACGACAAATTTTTTATGAAACGATTGAAAAGTTACAACGTGCCTCTCCTTATTTTACATTTACAACTGATGTGATTGTAGGGTTTCCTGGAGAAACAGATGCAGATTTTGAAGAAACTCTGCAGGTGATGAAAGAGGTTCAGTTCGCAAAAGTACATATGTTTCCTTATAGTCGTCGTAAAAGGACACGAGCGAATCTCTATCCAAGACAGATTTCGCAGGATATTATTAATACACGTAAAGCAAAACTTATGCAGGTAGCTGAACAAGAAGCTTTTGCTTTACGTGAGAAATATGTAGGAAAAATAATGTCAGTATTAACTGAAAGCCATTCTCTCGGCCATACCGAGAATTTTCTGACTGTTTTATTGGATCAGAGAGAGGAAATTGTAGCAAATGAACTCATTAATATGCGTCTTGTAAAAAATACCCCGGAGGGTTTAATTGGGATCATTGATTCGCATTGTAGCTAG
- the radC gene encoding DNA repair protein RadC, giving the protein MQIRHLPLEERPRERLENHGELALSIIELIAVIIGNGTKGKSVLALSQELLGTFGSLVGLAEAGINDLCAIKGLGKAKAIQLKAALGLGQRLARQGRSPRYSISTPEQAYFWVRDRIALQKREIFGAILQDTRGNAMRWEEISVGTLTQTLVHPREVFSPAIHYRAASLILAHNHPSGDPTPSPQDIILTRNLIQASRVIGIPIHDHIIVSSSSFFSLKQEGFIKL; this is encoded by the coding sequence GTGCAGATTAGACATCTTCCTCTTGAAGAACGTCCTAGAGAACGTCTTGAAAATCATGGAGAATTAGCTCTATCTATTATTGAGTTAATCGCTGTAATTATAGGGAATGGTACGAAAGGAAAATCTGTTTTAGCTCTTTCTCAAGAACTTTTGGGAACATTTGGCTCTCTTGTTGGGTTAGCAGAAGCAGGAATAAATGATTTGTGCGCTATTAAAGGATTAGGAAAGGCAAAAGCGATACAGCTTAAGGCTGCTTTGGGTTTAGGGCAACGTCTTGCTCGTCAAGGTCGGTCACCGAGATACTCTATTTCTACTCCTGAGCAGGCGTATTTTTGGGTGCGAGATCGAATTGCTTTGCAAAAACGAGAAATATTCGGAGCGATTCTTCAAGATACACGAGGAAATGCGATGAGATGGGAAGAAATTTCTGTAGGAACTCTTACTCAAACTCTTGTTCATCCTAGAGAGGTATTTTCACCAGCTATACATTATCGAGCTGCGAGTCTTATTTTAGCCCATAATCACCCCAGTGGAGATCCGACTCCTTCACCTCAAGATATCATTTTAACCCGTAATCTCATTCAGGCAAGCCGGGTGATTGGAATTCCTATTCATGACCATATTATTGTGAGTAGCTCAAGTTTTTTTTCTCTTAAACAAGAAGGTTTTATCAAGCTTTAA
- the hflX gene encoding GTPase HflX, with protein sequence MNFKDETRLDGGIKLKDNEDIFAVLIGIHKEVADLDICCEHLDELASLAHTFGLTKLQKVPCRMQKIKASTFLHSKKIEEIADLLKAQKGQLVIFDEEISPAQQRNLEKILRVAVMDRTELILEIFAQRAQTKEAQLQIELARTTYAFPRLKRLWSHLSRQRASGGYLKGEGEKQIEIDRRLLKERFKRLSKDLQKVQIYRQTQGHARRRSGIPTFAIIGYTNAGKSTLLNALTQANVLVENKLFATLDPTTRKFILPNKQEVLLTDTVGFIRKLPHTLIAAFRSTLEIALHDDVLIHLIDVSHPLAEEHAKTTRTLLKELNAKEDAIITVLNKIDCCNHPQIIDRLRMSYSKVVLISAKKMTNFNELAQMMMDELAEKRRIVKLRIPQSEYALVTTLRREGNVLYEEYEENDVILRAEIPIKLFNLFEGYLSAD encoded by the coding sequence ATGAATTTTAAAGATGAAACAAGACTAGATGGAGGGATCAAACTCAAAGATAATGAGGATATTTTTGCAGTTTTGATAGGAATTCATAAAGAAGTGGCAGATTTAGACATCTGTTGTGAACATCTTGATGAATTAGCCAGTCTTGCACATACGTTTGGTCTCACCAAACTTCAAAAAGTCCCATGCCGAATGCAAAAAATTAAAGCATCTACTTTTCTGCATTCTAAGAAAATTGAAGAAATTGCCGATCTATTAAAGGCTCAGAAAGGACAGCTTGTAATTTTTGATGAGGAAATCTCACCTGCACAACAACGTAATCTTGAAAAAATACTGCGTGTAGCTGTTATGGATAGAACAGAATTGATTCTGGAGATTTTTGCACAACGTGCTCAAACAAAAGAGGCTCAATTACAAATTGAACTTGCAAGAACAACCTATGCATTTCCTCGTTTAAAAAGACTTTGGAGTCATCTATCTCGGCAAAGGGCAAGTGGTGGCTATCTAAAAGGAGAGGGAGAAAAGCAAATTGAAATAGATCGTCGTCTTCTAAAAGAGCGTTTCAAACGTCTTTCAAAAGATTTACAGAAAGTACAAATCTATCGACAAACTCAAGGTCATGCTAGACGCCGTTCAGGCATTCCAACATTTGCAATCATTGGGTATACTAATGCAGGCAAATCTACTTTACTCAATGCACTCACACAAGCTAATGTCTTAGTTGAGAATAAACTTTTCGCAACTCTTGACCCGACGACTAGAAAATTTATTCTTCCCAATAAACAGGAAGTATTGCTTACAGATACAGTCGGTTTTATTCGCAAACTTCCTCATACTCTGATTGCTGCTTTTCGTAGTACGTTAGAAATAGCATTACATGATGATGTCCTTATTCACTTGATTGATGTCTCTCATCCTTTAGCCGAAGAGCATGCAAAAACAACACGAACTTTGCTTAAAGAATTAAATGCAAAAGAGGATGCGATTATTACTGTTTTAAATAAAATTGATTGCTGCAACCATCCTCAAATAATTGATCGTCTCAGGATGTCCTATTCTAAAGTTGTTCTTATTTCTGCTAAAAAAATGACCAATTTTAATGAATTAGCTCAAATGATGATGGATGAGTTAGCAGAGAAACGCAGAATCGTAAAATTAAGAATTCCTCAAAGCGAATATGCTTTGGTGACGACTTTAAGAAGAGAAGGAAATGTCTTATATGAGGAATATGAGGAAAATGATGTGATTTTACGTGCAGAAATTCCTATTAAACTATTCAATCTGTTTGAGGGTTACTTAAGTGCAGATTAG
- a CDS encoding MBL fold metallo-hydrolase, which translates to MQVEFLFLGTGNAAGVPMIGCKCSVCLSNHPFNQRLRPSGLLTLGNKRLLIDSGPDFRTQALKFEIDRLDGLVLTHAHFDHIAGLDELRAYYLLDHRRLPVLLSMATLKALKKRYPYLFKRKKLKASLAAQLDFQVLENTRGQTVFCDVPLNYITYEQGGMEVNGYRFGSFAYLSDIREYPKTIFQDLQGVEKLVLSVASVKPSLMHFGLEEAWSFSQKTDAHEVYFTHLGHKLEYLGINQTLPTGSLLAYDGLKLKFTYEF; encoded by the coding sequence ATGCAAGTGGAATTTTTATTTTTAGGTACAGGAAATGCCGCGGGTGTTCCAATGATCGGCTGTAAATGCTCAGTTTGCCTATCGAACCATCCTTTTAATCAGCGATTACGTCCATCAGGTTTACTGACTTTAGGGAATAAGAGGTTATTAATTGACTCAGGACCTGATTTTCGAACACAAGCATTGAAATTTGAGATAGACCGATTAGATGGTCTTGTGTTGACACATGCCCATTTTGATCACATTGCTGGTCTGGATGAATTAAGAGCCTATTATCTTCTTGACCATAGAAGACTTCCTGTACTTCTTTCTATGGCGACTCTTAAGGCATTAAAAAAAAGATATCCTTATTTGTTTAAACGTAAAAAATTGAAAGCTAGCTTAGCTGCACAACTAGATTTTCAAGTGTTAGAAAACACTCGAGGTCAAACAGTTTTTTGCGATGTTCCTCTCAACTATATTACCTATGAACAAGGAGGGATGGAAGTCAATGGATATCGTTTTGGTTCTTTTGCTTATCTCTCTGATATTAGAGAATATCCGAAAACAATTTTCCAAGATCTCCAAGGTGTAGAAAAACTTGTCCTCAGTGTAGCGAGTGTCAAACCATCACTCATGCATTTTGGCCTCGAAGAAGCATGGAGTTTTTCGCAAAAAACAGATGCCCATGAAGTATATTTTACCCATCTTGGACACAAACTGGAGTATCTAGGAATTAACCAAACCCTACCTACTGGTTCTTTGCTTGCCTATGATGGACTAAAACTAAAGTTTACCTATGAATTTTAA
- a CDS encoding FAD-binding oxidoreductase: MNLLCLLNKKTMRIAILGAGFSGLSVAYFLLHYTFGAISIDVYDPEPIGEGISGLSSGLLHIYPGKEARRSWQGDHCLKDTHRLITVASEGIGKSVILSKGILRPALNQEQLRAFKRCADSHSDTDWWDYHQCLEKMPGLLLSKESGALYIKEGLTIDVKGYLQGLWQKLAKFGVQYCQSKLMRKNDLASYDRILIAIGPGVTNMALLKGLPIKPVKGQMLELAWPQNIPPLSISLNSSKYLVMSQDRTRCLVGATFEREFDSSNPDQKKAALEILPEIISFFPMVENAKILNCRSGLRATTPSHLPIAGQATKNIYFMTGLGSKGLLYHGWVGKRVARAIITKNISHIPKEIYYKFPASS, encoded by the coding sequence ATGAATTTATTATGTCTTTTAAATAAAAAAACTATGCGTATCGCTATTTTAGGGGCGGGGTTTTCTGGTTTGTCGGTTGCTTATTTTCTTTTGCATTACACATTTGGTGCAATTTCAATAGATGTATACGATCCAGAGCCAATCGGAGAAGGAATTTCGGGGCTTTCTTCAGGTCTTCTTCATATTTATCCTGGGAAAGAAGCCCGTAGGAGCTGGCAGGGAGATCACTGTTTAAAAGATACACACCGCTTAATTACAGTGGCTAGTGAAGGAATTGGAAAATCTGTCATTCTTTCTAAAGGGATTCTTCGACCTGCCCTTAACCAAGAACAACTCAGAGCTTTTAAAAGATGTGCCGATAGCCATTCTGATACTGATTGGTGGGACTATCATCAATGTCTCGAAAAAATGCCAGGACTGCTCCTTTCTAAAGAGAGTGGAGCACTCTATATTAAAGAAGGGCTAACAATTGATGTGAAAGGTTATTTGCAAGGACTATGGCAAAAACTTGCTAAGTTTGGTGTCCAATACTGTCAAAGCAAACTAATGAGAAAAAATGACCTTGCGTCATATGATCGCATTCTTATCGCAATAGGACCCGGAGTAACAAATATGGCTCTTCTTAAGGGACTACCGATTAAACCGGTCAAAGGGCAAATGCTTGAATTGGCTTGGCCTCAGAATATTCCTCCTCTTTCTATTAGCCTTAACTCCTCTAAATATCTTGTCATGAGCCAAGATCGAACAAGATGCCTAGTAGGAGCAACTTTTGAACGTGAATTTGATTCCTCCAATCCTGATCAAAAAAAAGCAGCCCTAGAGATTCTTCCAGAGATCATCTCTTTTTTCCCAATGGTTGAGAATGCTAAAATTCTCAACTGTCGTTCTGGCCTTCGTGCAACCACCCCTTCTCACCTTCCCATTGCTGGACAAGCTACAAAAAACATATATTTTATGACTGGATTAGGTTCAAAAGGTCTTCTGTACCATGGCTGGGTGGGGAAACGGGTCGCTCGTGCAATAATCACCAAAAATATTTCCCATATTCCTAAAGAAATTTACTATAAATTCCCTGCTTCCTCATAA
- a CDS encoding citrate (Si)-synthase, whose amino-acid sequence MSEEVLFKIQKKDLETGLRGIPVGYCVTSKVDSQKGLYYVNYPISQLANWEPERVIYLLLHGVDPNTTCLIDFKNALIQRGHCPEKVLHAITQIPCEGDPMALFSTAILILGMHIATGNYREDCLNLIAKLPHLTAALINYHAGWGKTPPSKPELGYMENFTQMILAPQKSKTLHRVLKIFNILHYDHGGGNLSTFVGKAVASGLENMYGSIAAAMNALAGPRHGRANQECLHFVKTMVEEVGEEGTVEEVEGIIRKKLASKELIYGFGHAVLRIEDPRATVQYELADSLFHDHVLIRMAFLIRYAGTKVLKENPKIASPYPNVDAISGPLLTAAGFPYSDYYTILFGLSRAVGIAIQIVYEREEAREGKGTPIIRPKYLFKRRKDNDS is encoded by the coding sequence ATGAGTGAAGAGGTACTTTTTAAAATCCAGAAGAAAGATTTAGAAACTGGATTAAGAGGGATTCCAGTTGGTTACTGTGTGACATCAAAAGTGGATTCTCAAAAAGGACTGTATTATGTGAATTATCCTATTTCTCAGTTGGCAAATTGGGAACCAGAACGGGTCATTTATTTACTTTTACATGGAGTTGATCCTAATACAACTTGTTTAATAGATTTTAAAAATGCATTAATTCAACGTGGACATTGTCCCGAAAAGGTGCTTCATGCAATTACCCAAATTCCATGTGAAGGAGATCCAATGGCTCTGTTTTCAACAGCTATTTTGATCTTGGGTATGCATATTGCCACAGGAAATTATCGAGAAGATTGCTTGAATTTGATCGCCAAACTCCCTCATTTAACTGCAGCTCTCATTAACTATCATGCTGGTTGGGGAAAAACACCTCCTTCAAAACCAGAATTAGGATATATGGAAAATTTTACCCAAATGATCCTTGCGCCTCAGAAAAGTAAGACACTACATCGTGTCTTAAAAATTTTCAATATTCTTCATTATGACCATGGAGGAGGAAATCTTTCGACATTTGTAGGAAAGGCTGTTGCCTCTGGATTAGAAAATATGTATGGATCAATTGCAGCAGCGATGAATGCTCTTGCAGGCCCTCGTCATGGACGAGCCAATCAAGAATGTCTACATTTTGTCAAGACTATGGTTGAAGAAGTTGGAGAAGAGGGCACAGTAGAAGAGGTCGAAGGAATAATAAGGAAAAAATTAGCCTCTAAGGAGCTAATTTATGGTTTTGGTCACGCTGTGCTTCGTATCGAAGATCCTCGTGCAACTGTTCAGTATGAACTTGCTGATTCACTTTTTCATGATCATGTGCTCATTAGAATGGCTTTTTTAATTCGATATGCCGGAACCAAAGTCTTAAAAGAGAATCCAAAAATTGCCTCTCCTTATCCAAATGTTGATGCTATTTCTGGTCCTTTACTTACAGCAGCAGGATTTCCTTACTCAGATTACTATACTATTTTATTTGGTCTTTCTCGTGCTGTCGGTATCGCTATTCAAATTGTTTATGAAAGAGAAGAGGCTCGTGAGGGAAAAGGAACTCCGATTATTCGTCCAAAGTATTTATTTAAAAGAAGAAAAGACAATGACTCTTAA
- a CDS encoding malate dehydrogenase: protein MKKIAVTGATGRIAYSLLFRIAHGDLFPKPEPMILSLYDLPGTEKVMEGIAMELEDCAFPLLQGVTIGSDVYKQFAQVDLALLIGAKPRLAGMERADLLIENGRIFVEQGKALEAMAKKDVKVLVVGNPCNTNCLIAMHHAKSIPRENFYAMTRLDQNRASNFLAKKAGVLVKNVKNVTIWGNHSITQVPDFINATIEGKKTQDVIKDSKWLEKEFIEMVQKRGAEIIRVCGKSSAASAANAIIDSVRDIYTQTPKGEWFAAAVYSNGNPYGIEENLVFGFPCHSIREEKSEIVSGLFLNSFLKEKIIVSQQELIFERACIEKELL, encoded by the coding sequence ATGAAAAAAATTGCTGTGACTGGGGCAACAGGGCGGATTGCCTATAGTCTGTTATTTCGTATTGCTCATGGAGATCTTTTCCCAAAACCGGAACCTATGATTCTTAGCTTATACGATCTTCCAGGAACTGAGAAGGTTATGGAGGGGATTGCTATGGAATTAGAAGATTGTGCATTCCCTCTTCTTCAGGGAGTTACGATAGGTTCTGATGTATATAAGCAATTTGCACAGGTGGATCTCGCTTTGCTCATTGGTGCTAAGCCACGTCTTGCTGGAATGGAACGAGCAGATCTTCTAATAGAGAATGGAAGAATTTTTGTCGAACAGGGAAAAGCTCTTGAAGCTATGGCTAAAAAAGATGTGAAAGTCCTTGTGGTGGGAAATCCCTGTAACACAAATTGTCTTATAGCTATGCACCATGCTAAATCTATTCCGCGGGAAAATTTTTATGCAATGACTCGTCTTGATCAAAATCGTGCATCGAATTTTTTAGCTAAAAAAGCAGGTGTTTTGGTTAAGAATGTGAAAAACGTGACAATTTGGGGCAACCATTCTATCACTCAAGTCCCAGATTTCATTAATGCCACCATTGAAGGTAAAAAAACTCAAGATGTAATTAAAGATTCGAAATGGTTAGAGAAAGAATTTATAGAAATGGTGCAAAAGCGAGGCGCAGAAATTATTCGAGTGTGTGGTAAATCCTCTGCAGCTTCTGCAGCAAATGCTATTATTGATTCAGTACGAGATATTTATACGCAAACACCTAAAGGAGAATGGTTTGCTGCTGCTGTTTATTCAAATGGAAATCCCTATGGTATTGAAGAGAATTTGGTTTTTGGGTTTCCTTGTCATTCGATAAGAGAAGAAAAATCTGAAATTGTTTCTGGTCTCTTTCTAAACTCTTTTCTTAAGGAAAAAATCATTGTTTCTCAACAGGAATTGATTTTTGAGAGAGCTTGTATTGAGAAGGAGTTACTATGA
- a CDS encoding biotin transporter BioY, whose product MLFVDLMQFQKKEIFKYGEDIFYLFFGSFFLALMSQCSFYLWFTPIPISMQSFGVLLIGYLFGSKRGSLVIMTYLTEGAFGLPVFAGGGSGIATLMGLKGGYYLGFILSAFLVGYLIEKKSQESYRKLFIVFLLGTFVILTFGATWLGCFIGMGQAFPLGVAPFLIGDFLKASVALLVVRGMKRLPE is encoded by the coding sequence GTGTTATTTGTTGATTTAATGCAATTTCAAAAAAAAGAGATATTCAAATATGGAGAGGATATTTTTTATCTTTTTTTTGGTTCTTTCTTTCTTGCATTAATGTCACAATGCTCTTTCTATCTTTGGTTTACACCTATTCCAATCTCTATGCAATCATTTGGTGTTTTACTAATAGGATATCTTTTTGGTTCTAAGCGTGGCTCTCTTGTTATTATGACCTACCTTACAGAAGGGGCTTTTGGTCTGCCTGTTTTTGCAGGAGGAGGAAGTGGAATTGCTACCCTGATGGGTCTGAAGGGAGGGTATTATCTTGGTTTTATTCTCTCTGCTTTTTTAGTAGGCTATTTAATAGAAAAGAAGTCACAAGAAAGTTATCGAAAGCTATTTATAGTCTTTCTTCTCGGAACATTTGTTATTCTGACCTTTGGAGCCACTTGGCTGGGGTGTTTTATTGGAATGGGGCAAGCTTTTCCTTTAGGGGTTGCTCCTTTTTTAATTGGAGATTTTCTTAAAGCATCTGTAGCACTTTTAGTCGTTAGGGGTATGAAGAGATTACCAGAATGA